A genome region from Euphorbia lathyris chromosome 4, ddEupLath1.1, whole genome shotgun sequence includes the following:
- the LOC136227532 gene encoding thioredoxin domain-containing protein 9 homolog has protein sequence MANSKIQEIIEKQVLTVVKAVEDKLDDEIAALDRLDDDDLEVLRERRIQQMKKMAEKRSRWISLGHGEYSEIPSEKDFFSAVKASDRVVCHFYRENWPCKVMDKHLSILAKQHIETHFVKIQAEKSPFLAEKLKIMVLPTLALIKNTKVDDYVVGFDELGGTDDFSTEELEERLAKAQVIFLDGESSVNSSKASKQNRRNVRQSETHDSSDSD, from the exons ATGGCGAATTCAAAGATTCAAGAG ATCATAGAGAAGCAAGTTCTTACCGTAGTTAAGGCTGTAGAAGATAAGCTGGATGATGAGATCGCTGCACTAGATCGCCTTGATGATGACGATCTGGAGGTGCTTAGAGAGAGGCGCATACAGCAGATGAAGAAAATGGCTGAGAAACGCAGCCGTTGGATCTCCCTCGGTCACGGAGAGTACTCTGAGATTCCCTCTGAGAAGGATTTCTTCTCTGCCGTCAAAGCCAGCGATCGCGTTGTATGCCATTTCTATCGCGAGAATTGGCCCTGCAAG GTGATGGACAAGCACTTGAGTATATTGGCTAAGCAACACATCGAGACACATTTTGTGAAAATTCAAGCGGAGAAAAGTCCGTTTTTGGCTGAGAAACTCAAGATTATGGTTCTTCCAACCCTTGCCTTAATAAAGAATACCAAAGTGGATGATTATGTG GTGGGCTTCGACGAGCTTGGTGGGACGGATGACTTTAGCACAGAGGAGTTAGAGGAGAGGTTGGCTAAAGCTCAGGTCATCTTTCTCGATGGTGAATCGTCGGTAAACTCTTCGAAAGCTAGCAAACAAAACAGGAGGAATGTAAGGCAAAGTGAAACTCACGATTCATCAGATTCGGACTAA
- the LOC136226718 gene encoding peamaclein-like has translation MRPLFLALLLCSLLFTSSFLLPLVLAQSYDGAAYCDEKCKGRCAKAGVKDRCMKYCGICCAECKCVPSGTYGNKHQCPCYRDKKSNKGKPKCP, from the exons ATGAGGCCATTGTttcttgctttgcttctttgctcaCTCCTCTTCACTTCTTCTTTCTTGCTACCACTTGTTCTGGCTCAGTCTT ATGATGGTGCAGCATATTGTGATGAGAAATGCAAAGGAAGGTGTGCAAAAGCGGGAGTGAAAGATAGGTGCATGAAGTACTGTGGAATATGCTGTGCTGAATGCAAGTGTGTGCCTTCTGGTACTTATGGAAACAAGCATCAGTGCCCTTGCTATAGGGACAAGAAGTCCAACAAGGGCAAGCCCAAGTGCCCTTAA
- the LOC136226507 gene encoding protein DWD HYPERSENSITIVE TO UV-B 1: MATDIATLQKMYLDSCSRHGVLPNTSVLSCFLKAEVTKSCNELCSLDIFFEQLKDIDFPPLLDLCMSIETSEIEAVDVYNGSSCMLNGEYALPLMRSFNQKLRLVDLRDSLYGNEVFRDLSQGGLACEVLYLSSSCLQNLSMTGEFMHIRILNLDFNTSLTSFREDCFTCMPNLISLSMCATRVANLWTTLAAISKLPSLIELRFQKWLCCNETASSSAPYGGKLDDQPEFGPVGNINEHLFGAEETLGNVISFDDIATNKEEEIQWMIEDPSDDSEMNFSSYWQESNHTDSLSIASLGWNRENDLQDEVSFGPTLSHIEASWPNSLSSHTADVAMKYISRHASPICHEKHYREFMIASLPHLKTLDNLSIRKNDKEKAVVTFAEHFEYLPYKRNRKESVVGILHKREIKESRTCLKTKNRKPSYPCRNSQHFYSRSFSAAKVGSSAWPYLRSLSLSCPDFWGRNYFRPRQFEYHPSISSLLVFGTLDGEVVVVNHESEKIVSYVPSLGAMNSVLGLCWLKKYPSKLIAGSDNGSLKLYDVEHMPPTVPGVNSAAGSVTFEDFDQLTSVHVNAMDELFLVSGYSKNIALYDINCGRRIQMFTDMHTQHINVVKFSNHSPSLFATSSFDRDVKLWDLRQKPLHPCYTSASSRGNVMVCFSPDDHYLLVSAVDNEVRQLLAVDGRPHLNFEIPPTGTSQNYTRSYYMNGRDYIVSGSCDEHVVRICCAQTGRRLKDISLEETSMYVQSLRGDPFRDFNMSILAASVRPNSKYEIVKVNLLASCDGAKECSYREHLEPSISMGG, translated from the exons ATGGCCACCGATATCGCAACCTTGCAGAAAAT GTATCTTGATTCTTGTAGTAGGCATGGTGTCCTACCTAATACTTCTGTTCTGTCTTGTTTTCTCAAG GCCGAGGTTACGAAGTCTTGCAATGAACTATGTAGCCTCGATATCTTCTTCGAGCAACTTAAAGACATTGATTTTCCTCCTCTTCTTGATTTGTGTATGTCCATTGAGACTTCTGAAATTGAAGCTGTTGATGTGTATAATGGATCCTCGTGCATGTTGAATGGAGAATACGCTTTACCTTTGATGCGTTCTTTCAACCAAAAGCTTCGACTGGTTGATCTTCGTGACTCGTTATATGGAAATGAAGTtttcag GGATCTTTCACAAGGAGGGTTGGCATGCGAGGTTTTATACTTAAGCTCTTCGTGTCTTCAGAATCTCAGCATGACGGGAGAATTCATGCACATCCGAATTCTTAATCTAGATTTCAACACTTCGCTAACTAGCTTTCGGGAGGATTGTTTTACTTGCATGCCCAATTTAATATCTCTTTCGATGTGTGCAACTAGAGTTGCAAATCTCTGGACAACCCTCGCAGCGATTTCTAAACTCCCGTCTTTAATAGAGCTAAGGTTTCAAAAGTGGTTGTGCTGTAATGAGACTGCGTCTTCTTCAGCACCATACGGAGGAAAATTAGATGATCAACCTGAATTTGGACCTGTTGGTAATATCAATGAACACCTTTTTGGCGCTGAAGAGACGCTCGGGAATGTGATCTCTTTCGATGATATAGCTAcaaataaagaagaagaaattcaATGGATGATAGAAGATCCATCAGATGATAGTGAAATGAACTTCTCAAGTTACTGGCAAGAAAGTAATCACACGGATTCATTGTCCATTGCGTCTCTCGGGTGGAATAGAGAGAATGATCTGCAAGATGAG GTGTCTTTTGGTCCTACATTGAGTCACATTGAAGCGTCCTGGCCGAATTCTCTCTCGAGTCATACTGCAGATGTTGCAATGAAGTATATCTCTCGTCATGCTTCACCTATATGCCACGAGAAACACTATAGAGAATTCATGATCGCTTCATTGCCTCATTTGAAAACTTTAGATAACTTGTCTATTAGAAAGAACGACAAGGAAAAGGCTGTCGTCACATTTGCGGAGCACTTTGAGTACTTACCATACAAGCGGAATCGTAAAGAGAGTGTTGTTGGTATTTTGCATAAGCGTGAAATAAAAGAAAGTCGCACTTGTCTGAAAACGAAAAATCGTAAGCCATCATATCCTTGCAGAAACTCGCAACACTTCTATAGCCGGTCATTTTCTGCAGCGAAAGTGGGTTCTTCAGCTTGGCCTTATTTGCGTTCACTTTCTTTATCGTGCCCGGACTTTTGGGGAAGGAACTACTTCCGTCCGAGGCAGTTTGAGTATCATCCTTCTATCTCTAGCTTACTAGTTTTTGGAACTTTAGATGGTGAAGTAGTTGTAGTCAACCACGAGAGTGAGAAAATAGTAAGTTATGTTCCCTCGCTCGGAGCAATGAACAGCGTATTGGGGCTATGTTGGCTCAAGAAGTATCCATCTAAGCTTATAGCAGGTTCCGATAATGGATCGCTGAAATTGTACGATGTTGAGCATATGCCCCCGACGGTTCCAGGTGTAAATTCAGCTGCTGGTTCTGTCACTTTCGAGGATTTTGACCAATTAACATCTGTTCACGTTAATGCTATGGATGAGCTATTTCTTGTGAGTGGATATTCGAAAAACATCGCTCTTTATGACATTAATTGCGGGAGGCGAATACAGATGTTCACTGATATGCACACACAACATATTAATGTCGTCAAGTTCTCGAACCATTCTCCATCGTTGTTTGCTACTTCGTCATTTGATCGGGATGTTAAACTATGGGATCTGCGACAAAAACCCTTGCACCCGTGCTATACTTCAGCAAGTTCTAGAGGAAATGTGATGGTTTGCTTTTCTCCTGATGATCACTATCTTCTTGTATCTGCCGTGGACAATGAG GTTAGACAACTTTTGGCTGTTGATGGAAGGCCACACTTAAATTTCGAGATACCGCCAACAGGAACTTCGCAGAACTACACTCGCTCTTACTACATGAACGGAAGGGATTATATTGTAAGCGGAAGCTGTGATGAACATGTTGTGCGCATCTGCTGTGCTCAAACTGGAAGGCGTCTCAAAGACATATCTTTGGAG GAAACATCAATGTATGTGCAGTCTTTGAGGGGTGATCCATTCAGG GATTTCAACATGAGTATCCTGGCAGCCTCCGTGCGTCCCAACTCCAAGTACGAAATTGTGAAG GTAAATTTGCTCGCATCGTGCGACGGAGCTAAGGAATGTTCTTACAGAGAACATTTAGAACCCTCAATTAGTATGGGAGGTTGA